In Gammaproteobacteria bacterium, a single window of DNA contains:
- a CDS encoding HDOD domain-containing protein: MPDKAILLARQPIYDASMNVVAFELLHRSLHADHSNIGDGDEASSRVLLTAFGAVGIMQVTEGKPAFINFTHHLIINPPPLDPRHLIVEVLEDVQVTPAILAGLGRLRDQGFRIALDDFQHHPSLEPLVELADIVKLDVLELGEVQLRAEVRQLRNYPLRLLAEKIETWEMFNHCVDLGFSYFQGYFLARPQLLHGDRSSVARHAIIGLMAQLARPEIDFDSLAVTISSDPMLGFNLIKLVNSPLYRRALPIESLREAIVRLGLERVRGWCYLLVLANIAGKPRELTRIAMARARFCELLGARHEPAAAPRYFMLGILSALDAFLDREMSELLSGMGLSDTMCAALLEHGGDMGMVLAATLAFETAAWEQVPWQALERLGSDQVSVEQAYLDSLQWVGETLAALEQS; encoded by the coding sequence ATGCCTGACAAGGCGATTCTGCTCGCGCGACAACCGATCTACGATGCCTCGATGAATGTCGTGGCATTCGAGTTGTTGCACCGTTCGCTGCATGCCGATCACTCGAACATCGGCGATGGCGACGAGGCATCCTCGCGGGTACTGCTCACTGCGTTCGGGGCGGTGGGCATCATGCAGGTGACCGAAGGAAAACCCGCGTTCATCAATTTCACCCACCACCTGATCATCAACCCGCCGCCCCTGGATCCACGCCACCTGATCGTGGAGGTGCTCGAGGATGTACAGGTCACGCCCGCGATCCTGGCCGGGCTCGGCCGGCTGCGTGACCAGGGATTTCGCATCGCGCTCGATGATTTCCAGCACCATCCCTCGCTCGAGCCACTGGTGGAACTCGCCGATATCGTGAAGCTGGATGTGCTGGAGCTGGGCGAGGTGCAGTTGCGCGCGGAAGTCCGCCAGCTGAGAAACTACCCGCTGCGACTGCTGGCCGAGAAGATCGAGACCTGGGAGATGTTCAATCACTGCGTCGACCTCGGTTTCAGCTATTTCCAGGGTTATTTCCTCGCCCGCCCGCAGCTTCTGCACGGCGACCGGAGCAGCGTGGCACGCCACGCGATCATCGGCCTGATGGCACAGCTGGCGCGTCCGGAAATCGATTTCGATTCGCTGGCGGTGACCATATCATCCGATCCGATGCTCGGTTTCAATCTGATCAAGCTGGTCAATTCGCCGCTCTACCGGCGCGCCCTGCCGATCGAATCGTTGCGCGAGGCGATCGTCCGTCTCGGGCTCGAGCGCGTGCGCGGGTGGTGTTATCTGCTGGTGCTGGCCAACATCGCCGGCAAACCGCGCGAACTCACCCGTATCGCGATGGCACGGGCGCGCTTCTGCGAGCTGCTTGGGGCACGCCACGAACCCGCTGCGGCACCACGCTATTTCATGCTGGGAATCCTGTCCGCCCTGGATGCCTTTCTCGACCGGGAAATGAGCGAGCTGCTGTCCGGAATGGGACTGAGCGATACGATGTGCGCCGCCCTGCTCGAGCACGGCGGCGACATGGGCATGGTGCTCGCGGCAACGCTCGCCTTCGAGACCGCGGCCTGGGAACAGGTGCCGTGGCAAGCGCTCGAACGTCTGGGTTCGGACCAGGTGAGCGTCGAACAGGCATACCTCGACAGCCTGCAATGGGTCGGCGAAACGCTGGCGGCGCTCGAGCAGTCCTGA
- a CDS encoding methylated-DNA--[protein]-cysteine S-methyltransferase, producing the protein MNLRADCDDYRRIEAALDFLQTHRREQPELPTLAHELGLSEFQTQRLFTRWAGVSPKRFLQFLGKQHARQLLLEQRPILEVADELGLSGGGRLHDLVVNTWAVTPGELARSGSGLQIRYGFPPTPFGECLLGFTPRGICHLAFAHEHDHDAMLQALRAEWPNASLAAHEHESAALAGRIFGGLPSDGKPLALLLRGTNFQLQVWEALLRIPEGRLCTYGDIATAIGKPRAARAVGQAVGRNAIAYLVPCHRVIRGMGEFGGYRWGRTRKLAMLGREAAALSPETADPRACQLPPRSA; encoded by the coding sequence ATGAACCTGCGCGCCGACTGCGACGATTACCGGCGGATCGAAGCTGCACTGGATTTCCTGCAGACACACCGGCGGGAACAACCGGAACTGCCGACGCTGGCCCACGAACTCGGGTTGAGCGAATTTCAGACCCAGCGGCTGTTCACGCGCTGGGCGGGGGTCAGTCCCAAGCGATTCCTGCAATTCCTGGGCAAGCAACACGCGCGGCAACTGCTGCTGGAGCAACGCCCGATACTGGAAGTCGCCGACGAACTCGGGCTGTCCGGTGGCGGGCGTCTGCACGACCTGGTCGTCAACACCTGGGCAGTGACGCCGGGAGAACTCGCCCGCAGTGGGTCCGGGCTGCAGATCCGCTACGGCTTTCCGCCCACGCCGTTCGGAGAATGCCTGCTCGGGTTTACGCCGCGCGGCATTTGTCATCTCGCCTTCGCGCACGAACACGATCACGACGCCATGCTGCAAGCGCTGCGCGCGGAATGGCCCAATGCGAGCCTGGCCGCGCACGAACACGAAAGCGCGGCGCTTGCGGGCCGGATATTCGGCGGCTTGCCAAGCGACGGCAAACCGCTTGCGCTGCTGCTGCGCGGGACCAATTTTCAATTGCAGGTATGGGAGGCTTTATTGCGCATACCCGAAGGACGACTGTGCACCTACGGCGACATTGCCACGGCAATCGGCAAGCCACGCGCCGCGCGCGCGGTCGGCCAGGCGGTCGGTCGCAATGCCATCGCCTACCTGGTCCCCTGTCACCGCGTGATCCGCGGCATGGGAGAATTCGGCGGATACCGCTGGGGGCGAACCCGCAAACTGGCGATGCTCGGGCGGGAAGCGGCTGCACTCAGTCCGGAAACCGCAGATCCTCGCGCTTGCCAGCTGCCGCCACGGAGCGCATGA
- a CDS encoding crotonase/enoyl-CoA hydratase family protein, which produces MDSPQFETLVLTLDECVALVELNRPAKANSMSAAMWSDLDACFRWCDSESAVRVVVLAARGKHFCAGIDLQMFAALDDQQLEAARRAEQRRNTIERLQANLGAIERCRKPVLAAIQHTCIGGGVDMVSCCDMRYCTRDAYFSIKEIELGMVADVGTLQRLPRLIGDGLMRELAYTGRRMNADEAQQSGLVNRVYADREQMLGEVMTIARTIASHSPLAIRGTKEVLLYGRDHSVEEGLRYIANWNAGMLSADDLMRSVAAAGKREDLRFPD; this is translated from the coding sequence ATGGACAGTCCGCAATTCGAAACCCTGGTGCTCACGCTGGACGAGTGCGTCGCGCTGGTCGAACTGAATCGGCCCGCCAAGGCCAACTCGATGAGCGCCGCGATGTGGTCCGATCTCGATGCCTGCTTTCGCTGGTGCGACAGCGAGAGCGCAGTGCGGGTGGTGGTGCTGGCGGCGCGCGGCAAGCACTTCTGCGCCGGAATCGATCTGCAGATGTTTGCCGCGCTCGATGACCAGCAACTCGAGGCAGCGCGTCGCGCCGAGCAGCGGCGAAACACCATAGAGCGGCTGCAGGCCAACCTCGGCGCGATCGAGCGATGCCGCAAGCCCGTGCTGGCGGCGATCCAGCACACCTGCATCGGCGGCGGCGTCGACATGGTAAGTTGCTGCGATATGCGCTATTGCACCCGGGATGCGTATTTCTCGATCAAGGAAATCGAACTCGGGATGGTGGCCGATGTCGGCACCTTGCAGCGTCTGCCACGCCTGATCGGCGACGGTCTGATGCGCGAACTCGCCTACACCGGGCGGCGCATGAATGCCGACGAGGCGCAGCAAAGCGGCCTCGTGAATCGCGTCTACGCCGATCGCGAACAGATGCTCGGGGAAGTCATGACCATTGCTCGCACCATCGCCTCGCACTCGCCGCTGGCGATTCGCGGCACCAAGGAAGTGTTGCTCTACGGGCGCGATCACAGCGTCGAGGAAGGCCTGCGTTATATCGCGAACTGGAACGCCGGCATGTTGAGCGCCGATGACCTCATGCGCTCCGTGGCGGCAGCTGGCAAGCGCGAGGATCTGCGGTTTCCGGACTGA
- a CDS encoding ammonium transporter, with protein MAFIALATGARPLYADGGAPDAANSAWILSSTALVLFMTLPGLALFYGGLVRSKNVLTILMQCFSIACMVSILWYALGFSIAFGEGNAWFGGFQRVFLAGISESSLNGSLPESVFVMFQMTFAIITPALIIGSFAERMRFSAVMIFSALWLLLVYAPVTHWVWGGGWLQQMGLLDFAGGTVVHITAGVAALVAALVIGNRNGFGQTAMPPHNMTMTVTGAGMLWVGWFGFNAGSALAANGDAGMAMLVTHLSAAAGAFTWMCVEWLKFGKPSALGVVTGMVAGLGTITPASGFVGPAAALVIGTTAGLVCFFATLTLKRTLKIDDSLDVFPVHGVGGILGTLAVGVFASSELGVFSGQGLAEGVSIGHQLLVQIGGILAVGLYTALLTWGLLRLTGMLVSLRVSVEEETEGLDIVLHNERGYDL; from the coding sequence ATGGCCTTCATCGCTCTCGCGACCGGCGCCAGGCCCCTTTATGCCGATGGTGGCGCGCCCGATGCGGCAAACTCCGCCTGGATTCTGAGTTCCACGGCACTGGTGCTGTTCATGACACTGCCCGGGCTGGCACTGTTTTATGGCGGACTGGTCCGCTCCAAGAACGTGCTGACGATACTGATGCAGTGTTTCTCCATTGCCTGCATGGTGTCGATTCTCTGGTATGCGCTGGGTTTCAGCATCGCGTTCGGCGAGGGCAATGCCTGGTTCGGAGGTTTCCAGCGAGTGTTCCTGGCCGGGATCAGTGAATCCTCGCTCAATGGCAGCCTGCCCGAGTCTGTATTCGTGATGTTCCAGATGACCTTCGCGATCATCACCCCGGCGCTGATCATCGGGAGTTTTGCCGAGCGGATGCGTTTTTCGGCGGTCATGATCTTTTCCGCGCTGTGGCTGCTGCTGGTCTATGCACCGGTCACGCATTGGGTTTGGGGAGGTGGCTGGCTGCAGCAGATGGGACTGCTCGATTTCGCCGGGGGCACGGTGGTGCATATCACCGCGGGCGTGGCGGCACTGGTTGCGGCGCTGGTCATCGGCAACCGCAACGGATTCGGGCAGACCGCGATGCCGCCGCACAACATGACCATGACCGTGACCGGTGCCGGCATGCTGTGGGTCGGCTGGTTTGGTTTCAACGCGGGCAGCGCGCTGGCGGCCAATGGCGATGCCGGCATGGCGATGCTGGTCACGCATCTTTCCGCCGCGGCAGGCGCTTTCACCTGGATGTGCGTCGAATGGCTCAAGTTTGGCAAGCCGAGCGCGCTGGGTGTGGTGACGGGAATGGTGGCTGGCCTTGGAACCATCACACCGGCCTCGGGTTTCGTGGGGCCTGCCGCCGCCCTGGTCATTGGCACGACCGCCGGACTGGTGTGCTTTTTCGCGACCCTGACGTTGAAGCGTACCCTGAAGATCGATGATTCCCTCGACGTGTTTCCGGTGCATGGCGTGGGGGGGATACTCGGCACGCTTGCCGTCGGCGTCTTCGCCAGCAGCGAACTCGGTGTGTTCAGCGGCCAGGGCCTTGCCGAGGGTGTATCGATCGGTCACCAGCTCCTGGTGCAGATCGGCGGCATCCTCGCGGTGGGTCTTTACACGGCATTGCTGACCTGGGGACTGCTGCGCCTCACCGGGATGCTGGTGAGTCTGCGGGTCAGCGTCGAGGAAGAAACCGAAGGGCTGGATATCGTGCTTCACAACGAGCGTGGCTATGACCTCTGA
- a CDS encoding transglycosylase SLT domain-containing protein — protein sequence MVGSLRFGLLFSFLLLLQAQAVVADTLEAQRAQYRSAFTALTRGDAKPLERHRASLQGYPLYPYLELEELRRRISSASPGEIDRFLARHAGQLPASRLRAAWLQVLQSQQRWDDYLHYYVDDPANIERRCVQAWALLQTGQSAAAQQRISALWLSPRSLPKSCDALFQAWYKRGNPGSAMAWQRFNLAMGAGEYQVARYLTRFMDAAHTADATLYLQIKDNPALVGNTQRFRRGNPRHSQIVEFGLLKLAGSNTVSARRNFESYARSGVLDTESMRNVAPRIAANMASNSGREALEWILGLEPAARSDALSEDAVRYALRGSGWEPVMSALQILPPALVTEQRWEYWSARAREAGNTLSASEEISNSYHRVRATRSYYGFLAADRLGMPYEMQHVPVPVSDELLAATGRNPGISRAREFFLIGNGPESRREWQHTILAMPLAERLAAAKLADQWGWHQLAITTLASVQNWDDLELRFPILFSKQFDGAARGQGMDNAWLYAIARQESAMNATVKSPAGALGLMQVMPATAQLTARRAGIRYRGSSDLLDPSTNVTIGSRYMRMMLDDFQQNRILAAAAYNAGPGRVRQWLRRLPDKVEHDRFVETIPFRETRQYVQNVLSFAVVYAYLQGRSTPLVQPGEQLIRNPYFVQTALAE from the coding sequence TGCAGGCACAGGCAGTGGTGGCGGATACGCTCGAGGCACAACGCGCCCAGTACCGGAGCGCCTTCACCGCCCTGACGCGGGGCGACGCGAAACCACTCGAGCGTCATCGTGCCTCCCTGCAGGGCTATCCGCTCTACCCTTATCTCGAACTGGAGGAACTGCGCCGGCGCATCTCCTCCGCCTCCCCCGGCGAGATCGACCGGTTTCTCGCCCGCCATGCCGGACAACTGCCTGCCTCCCGGCTACGCGCGGCGTGGCTGCAAGTGTTGCAGTCACAGCAGCGCTGGGACGACTACCTGCACTACTATGTCGATGATCCGGCCAATATCGAGCGCCGCTGTGTACAGGCCTGGGCGCTGCTGCAGACCGGCCAGAGCGCCGCGGCACAGCAACGGATTTCCGCGTTGTGGCTCAGTCCGCGTTCGTTGCCGAAGAGCTGCGACGCGCTGTTCCAGGCCTGGTACAAGCGCGGCAACCCCGGCTCCGCAATGGCATGGCAGCGCTTCAACCTCGCGATGGGAGCGGGTGAATACCAGGTCGCACGCTACCTGACGCGCTTCATGGATGCGGCGCATACCGCCGATGCCACGCTCTATCTGCAGATCAAGGACAATCCGGCGCTGGTGGGCAACACGCAGCGTTTCAGGCGCGGCAATCCGCGGCACTCGCAGATCGTGGAGTTTGGCCTGCTGAAACTTGCCGGGTCCAATACCGTCAGCGCCCGGCGCAATTTCGAAAGCTACGCCCGCAGTGGCGTGCTCGACACCGAATCGATGCGCAACGTCGCACCGCGCATCGCCGCCAACATGGCCTCGAACTCGGGGCGCGAGGCCCTGGAGTGGATACTCGGACTGGAACCGGCCGCACGCAGCGATGCGCTGAGCGAGGACGCCGTGCGCTACGCGCTGCGTGGCAGCGGCTGGGAGCCGGTGATGTCCGCGCTGCAGATACTGCCGCCCGCGCTGGTCACGGAACAGCGCTGGGAATACTGGAGCGCGCGCGCCAGGGAAGCCGGCAACACACTCTCTGCGAGCGAAGAGATCAGCAACAGTTATCACCGCGTGCGCGCGACACGCAGCTACTATGGCTTCCTCGCCGCCGACCGGCTCGGCATGCCCTACGAAATGCAGCATGTTCCGGTACCGGTCAGCGACGAGCTGCTTGCCGCGACCGGACGCAACCCCGGAATCAGTCGCGCGCGTGAATTCTTCCTGATCGGAAACGGTCCCGAATCCCGCCGCGAATGGCAGCACACGATTCTCGCCATGCCGCTCGCGGAGCGCCTGGCGGCGGCCAAGCTCGCCGACCAGTGGGGCTGGCACCAGCTGGCGATCACCACGCTCGCCTCGGTGCAGAACTGGGACGACCTGGAGCTGCGCTTTCCGATCCTGTTCAGCAAACAGTTCGACGGCGCCGCACGCGGTCAGGGCATGGACAATGCCTGGCTGTACGCGATCGCGCGCCAGGAAAGCGCGATGAACGCCACCGTGAAATCGCCGGCTGGCGCTCTCGGGCTGATGCAGGTGATGCCCGCTACCGCGCAGCTTACCGCGCGGCGCGCAGGTATCCGTTACCGCGGCAGCTCGGACCTGCTGGATCCGTCCACCAACGTGACCATCGGCAGCCGCTACATGCGCATGATGCTGGATGACTTCCAGCAGAACCGGATTCTGGCCGCGGCAGCCTACAATGCGGGCCCGGGGCGTGTGCGCCAATGGCTGCGCCGCCTGCCGGACAAGGTGGAGCACGATCGCTTCGTCGAAACCATCCCGTTTCGCGAGACCCGGCAGTATGTGCAGAATGTGCTCTCGTTCGCGGTGGTCTACGCTTACCTGCAGGGTCGCAGCACGCCGCTGGTACAACCGGGCGAACAGCTGATCCGCAATCCCTATTTCGTGCAGACGGCACTGGCCGAGTAA
- a CDS encoding glutaredoxin family protein — MTSEARVLLLYHTAGCHLCEQAEALAAPLTVERGWVLRRIDIADDEALLERYATRIPVLRDPRGERELGWPFDAQMVLDLLAG, encoded by the coding sequence ATGACCTCTGAGGCAAGGGTGCTGTTGCTCTACCACACCGCCGGATGCCATCTCTGCGAACAGGCCGAGGCGCTCGCGGCACCACTCACGGTCGAGCGCGGCTGGGTGTTGCGGCGGATCGATATCGCCGATGACGAGGCGCTGCTCGAGCGCTACGCGACGCGCATCCCGGTACTTCGCGACCCGCGAGGCGAACGTGAACTGGGGTGGCCGTTCGATGCGCAAATGGTGCTCGATCTGCTCGCGGGTTAG